The following are from one region of the Ischnura elegans chromosome X, ioIscEleg1.1, whole genome shotgun sequence genome:
- the LOC124171297 gene encoding piggyBac transposable element-derived protein 2-like, translating into MEMVHVGARIGAQRNCIKRGLRLNEILDALLEDDVFPESIAICPPVEEKGMISDQDSDLSDEEVEGDFSHLPARILQSEVLADFSEEAEERLVQNGRGHFSEMCETSVTLTVKKPKKRKRCYPVRCWEENCQDFTSKIENVSPKYLPNAEDYLRETVNSPFDAFKAIFSECLVNHIVIETNRYAAQHLVHGLEATSDEIHSLIGVMLLSGYHRLSQKRMYWKVDPDCHVKIVADAIRRNRFENLLRYLHLADNDANNGSDRMYKVRPLFDFLNQAFKQIEPGNSLSIDESMIPYYGRHGSKQFIRGKPIRFGFKLWVAADPTGYIHHAEPYCGSSTRLPDTGLGQGGDVVSGS; encoded by the exons GGCCCAGAGGAATTGTATTAAACGAGGCTTGCGCCTGAATGAAATTCTAGATGCCCTATTGGAGGACGATGTTTTCCCCGAAAGCATTGCCATTTGCCCTCCCGTTGAAGAGAAGGGAATGATAAGCGATCAGGATTCCGATCTTTCTGACGAGGAGGTGGAAGGAGACTTCAGCCATCTTCCGGCTCGTATTCTACAGTCAGAGGTTCTTGCTGACTTCTCCGAGGAGGCTGAGGAGAGATTGGTCCAGAATGGACGGGGTCATTTCAGTGAAATGTGTGAAACCTCGGTAACGCTAACCGTGAAGAAGCCCAAGAAGCGAAAGCGTTGTTACCCCGTGCGATGTTGGGAGGAAAACTGTCAGGACTTTActtccaaaattgaaaatgtatcgccAAAATATCTCCCCAATGCGGAAGACTATTTGCGCGAAACTGTGAACTCCCCATTTGATGccttcaaagcaattttttcgGAATGTTTAGTGAATCATATAGTCATAGAAACCAATCGGTATGCCGCCCAACATCTTGTTCATGGTTTAGAGGCAACAAGTGACGAAATACATTCATTAATAGGGGTAATGCTTTTGTCAGGATACCACCGCCTCTCTCAAAAGAGAATGTATTGGAAGGTGGACCCGGATTGCCACGTGAAAATAGTTGCGGATGCAATAAGGCGAAACAGGTTTGAAAATTTACTTCGCTACCTTCACCTGGCAGATAATGATGCTAACAATGGGAGTGACCGAATGTACAAGGTACGTCCTTTGTTTGATTTCCTCAACCAGGCATTCAAACAGATAGAACCGGGGAACAGTTTGAGCATCGATGAGAGCATGATTCCCTATTACGGCCGGCATGGGAGCAAACAGTTTATTAGAGGAAAACCCATTCGCTTTGGATTCAAGCTGTGGGTTGCTGCTGATCCAACAGGCTACATACACCATGCTGAGCCTTACTGCGGTTCATCCACTCGTCTTCCTGACACTGGGTTGGGCCAAGGGGGGGACGTTGT GTCGGGGTCTTAA